The Clostridium botulinum BKT015925 genome includes the window TTTTGATAATTCCCTTGCGCAAAAGATTTATGCTGCATCAGATATGTTTTTGATGCCTTCTAGATTTGAACCTTGTGGAATAGGTCAGCTAATAGCATTAAGATATGGAAGCGTACCAATAGTAAGAGAAACAGGAGGTCTTAATGATACAGTATTTTCTTATAATGAATTTACAAGGGAAGGAAATGGATTTAGTTTTACAAGATTTGATGCAAGAGATATGTTGTATACAATACGAAGAGCTATAGGTTTTTATTATGATAAAGATTTATGGAGTGAACTTATTCAAAGAGGAATGAGAGGAGACTATAGCTGGGAAAAAGCTGCAAGCAAATATGTAGATGTATATAATGATGTACTTAATAAATGGTAAAGTAATGAATATTTAGGAGTGAAAGAAATGAATTTAGATAAAGAAACTATAAAAAAGGATTTTGTGAAAAAACTAATAAATATGTTTTCAGAAGATATAGATGAAGCATCTATACATCATAAATATTTAGCTTTTGGTAGTTTAATTAAAGATTATTGTGCTGAAAATTGGATGAATACAAATAAGCGTTATATAAAAGATGGAGAAAAACAAGTTTATTATTTTTGCATGGAATTTTTAATAGGAAGACTTTTGAGAAGTAATTTATTAAATCTTGGAATAGAAAAGCAAAGTGAAGATGCATTAAAAGAATTAGGTATAGATATAAAAGAGTTAGAAGATGCCGAAATGGATGCAGGACTTGGAAATGGAGGTCTTGGAAGGCTTGCAGCATGTTTTCTTGATTCTATGGCATCCCTTGGTATTCCAGGCCATGGATGTGGAATAAGATATAAATATGGACTATTTGAACAAAAAATAGTTAATGGATACCAAGTTGAAATACCTGATAATTGGTTAAAAGAAGGTAATGTGTGGGAAATTAGAAAAGATAATAAAGCAGTAATAGTTCGATTTGGAGGCGTTGTAACTCCAGAAATGTTAAATGGAAGGCTTAATTTTAAGCATGAAAATTATCAAGCGGTTAAAGCAGTTCCTTATGATACTCCAGTGATAGGATATAAAAATAATACAGTAAATAATCTAAGACTTTGGAGCGCAGAAACTGTAGATGAAGATAAAGATTTAGATTTTTCATTTTTTAAGTATGGAAATTATTCAAAAGCAGTAGAATATAAATCATCAATTGAGTCTATATCACAAGTATTATATCCGGATGATTCGCAGTATGAAGGAAAGGTATTGAGATTAAAGCAACAATATTTCTTCGTAAGTGCAGGAATACAGAGTATAATAAGAAACTTTAAAAAAAGAAATAAAACAATTACAGAATTAGATAAATATATAGCAATTCATATTAATGATACACATCCTTCTTTAGCTGTACCAGAACTTATGAGAATTCTTATAGATGAAGAAGAATTAGATTGGGATGAAGCATGGGATATAACTACAAAGATAATATCTTATACAAATCATACTATAATGGCAGAGGCATTGGAAAAATGGCCTATAAATATGTTTAAAGAATTACTTCCTAGAATTTATATGATAGTAGAAGAAATTAATAGAAGATTTACAGAAGATATTAAAGCGAAATATGGAAATGATAAGTATAAGATAAATAAGATGGCTATTATAAATGAAGGTCAAATAAGAATGGCAAATTTAGCTATAGTTGGAGGACATTCAGTAAATGGTGTTGCAAAACTTCATACTGAGATTTTAAAGAAAAGAGAGCTTTTGGATTTTTATGATTTATATCCTGAAAAATTTAATAATAAAACAAATGGTATAACTCATAGAAGATGGTTAATCCAATCAAATCCTAATTTAGCAAGTTTTATAACTGAGGCTATCGGAGACGAATGGATGAAGAATCCTAAAAAATTAACAGATTTACTAAAATATTTAAATAAGAAAAGATTTATAGAAAGATTATATGAAATAAAGAAAGATAATAAAATAAATTTTGCTCATCAGATAAAGAAAAATTACAATATTGATATAAATCCCAACTCAATTTTTGATGTTCAAGTGAAAAGGTTACACGCCTACAAAAGACAAATGTTAAATTTATTCCACATAATATATTTATATAATAAATTAAAAGAGAATCCTAATTTAGACATAGTTCCAAGGACATTTATTTTTGGAGCAAAGGCATCGCCAAGTTATTATTTAGCTAAAGAGATAATAAAGTTAATAAATACTGTAGGAAATAAAATTAATAATGATAAAGAGATACAGGATAAAATAAAAGTTATATTTTTAGAAAATTATAGAGTATCCCTTGCAGAAAAAATAATACCTTGTGCAGATGTAAGTGAACAAATATCAACAGCTTCAAAGGAAGCATCAGGAACAGGAAATATGAAGTTTATGATGAATGGAGCAATTACTATAGCTACATTAGATGGAGCTAATATAGAAATAAGAGAAGCCGTTGGTGATGATAATATTGTAAGCTTTGGTTTAAGTGCAGAAGAAGTTATGAACTATGAAAAGAATGGTGGATATAATGCAAGAGATTTTTATAATTCTGATAAGCGAATTCATAAAATAATAGATCAAATAACAAATGGATATTTTGGAGTGCCAAGTTCAGAGTTTAAAAATATATATAGACACTTTATGGAGCAAAATGATGAGTATTTTGTATTTAAGGATTTTGATTCTTATATAAAAGCTCAGGAGAAAATAGATGCTTTATATAGAAATAAAGAAAAGTGGTTACAGATGAGTGCTGTAAATATTGCAAAATCAGGAGTATTTTCAAGTGATAATACTATAGAGCAGTATTCAAATGAAATATGGCATACCAATATGTACAAATAGTAAAAGAACACCAATATAGCTAATAATGCATATTGGTGTTCTTTTAAATAAAGTTATTTATTTTTCTTTATGTTATTAGAATTTACAGCAGCGGTTTCAGCGTTAGGAATATATATTTCAAGACCAGTACTTAAAAGTGAGGAATCTGTTAAATTATTTTTTTTCATAATAATATTAACTGCATCATTTGGATTTAAGTTTGGTAAATATTTTTCGGCGATAGTATATAAATTTTCTCCTTGATGCACAATATACTTTGTACATCCTGTTTGGTCCACATCATTTACTGGAATCATTAAATGAGAACCGGCAGTAAGAAATTCTCTATCTTTAAGGCTATTCATAGTTTGTAGTGTTTTAATTGCATCTTCTTGACATTTCCAAGGCATTGTTGTTCTAGCTATGCTATATAAAGTATCACCATCTTTTACTATGTAATCTGAATATTTTTCTGGACGAGCAGATATAGTGTCATTATCTTTGAGATCGATTGATTTATTTTCCTTAACATTATTGTTATTTAAATTTTTATTTGATTGACTTTCTTTTATGCCAATAGAATTGGTGTTTTTATTGGAATGCATTAAATTATTTAAATTTAATGTTAGAAAAAATATTGAAGAAAATAATACTATAGATGAAGAAATAATTATTAAAGTTTTTTTTGTTTGTGATTTCATATATTTTATACCCCTTTCAAAATCAATGTTTATTTTAATAATTGCCAAATATATTTTTTTTAAACTTTAGACAAATAGTTTATAGAGAAATTTTCAAAAAAATATTTAATTATAATAAATTTATTAAATTTAGAGAAAACTAAAATATAAAATGAAAGGATGTGTATATATGCAAACGCAACAAAGCATAGTAGTAACAAATGAATATGGAAAACAAATAGAATTGGAGTTGATAGATACGATTACAATTAAGAATGATAGATATGTAATTGTGTCTATACCAGGTTCTAATAATGCTAATGCTTATAGAGAAATAAGCAGGAAAAATGGCGAAATAGAATATGCTTCAATAGGTTCAGGAGCAGAATTTAAAAGAGTTCTAGATGTTTATAATGCTAAATCAGATGAATAATTAAAGAAATAAGTTTTTATTGGTAGATACATAAAAACATATTAAATTTTATTAATATTAATTTAATAAATAGGCAAAATAATAAAGTCTATAATAAAAAAATCAAACTGAAATGGAGAGATTAATATGAAGGCTAATGTAGATCAAGATACATGTATAGGATGTGGACTATGTCCATCAATATGTCCTGAAGTTTTTGATATGGGGGATGATGGAAAAGCACATGTAACAGTAGAATCAATTGATGATGGATGTACAGAGTCTGCTTCAGAAGCAAGAGGAGCATGTCCTGTGGAGGCTATTGATATAGAAGAATAGATATTATAACAATAATATTAAGATAAGGTATTTAATTAAGAAATCTCCTTATAAATGAATTAATATATTAATCATTTATAAGGAGATTTTAAAATTCATATTAAGTTTATATATTTAATTAAAGTTGTTTTTTAAAGTTTCTACTATTTTAGATAGATTTTCTAAATGATAATTATATACTATATCAAGATCAGGATGTTCTTTATCGATATAAGAGTCAGAAGTAACAAAATTCAGCATACATAGATGGTTATATGCATCTTTACATATATTTAACTGTTCTCTAAGATTGCTAATTTCGATAGATTCAAGTTTCTGACGTGTTATTTCTGACATATAAGAATTAAGTAAGTTTTCAAAGTGTGAAATTTGGTTTTTTAATTTAGATAAATTTATATTTTCCCCTTTATGAATTTGATTTTTAGATAAATCATAAATTATATTTAGGGTATCTTCTTTAACATTATATAAATTTTCAGAATGATCACGCGGAAATACAAAATAATTTACAAGAACAGAAATGAAAATTCCAATGAAAGTTTCTATCAGTCTAAATGTACTGTAAATTAGGGGAGTTTTATTTGTTAAGTTTACCATTATAGCAAGAAAAACTATACAACCAATGGTAATAGATTTATTCTTACCTA containing:
- a CDS encoding glycogen/starch/alpha-glucan phosphorylase encodes the protein MNLDKETIKKDFVKKLINMFSEDIDEASIHHKYLAFGSLIKDYCAENWMNTNKRYIKDGEKQVYYFCMEFLIGRLLRSNLLNLGIEKQSEDALKELGIDIKELEDAEMDAGLGNGGLGRLAACFLDSMASLGIPGHGCGIRYKYGLFEQKIVNGYQVEIPDNWLKEGNVWEIRKDNKAVIVRFGGVVTPEMLNGRLNFKHENYQAVKAVPYDTPVIGYKNNTVNNLRLWSAETVDEDKDLDFSFFKYGNYSKAVEYKSSIESISQVLYPDDSQYEGKVLRLKQQYFFVSAGIQSIIRNFKKRNKTITELDKYIAIHINDTHPSLAVPELMRILIDEEELDWDEAWDITTKIISYTNHTIMAEALEKWPINMFKELLPRIYMIVEEINRRFTEDIKAKYGNDKYKINKMAIINEGQIRMANLAIVGGHSVNGVAKLHTEILKKRELLDFYDLYPEKFNNKTNGITHRRWLIQSNPNLASFITEAIGDEWMKNPKKLTDLLKYLNKKRFIERLYEIKKDNKINFAHQIKKNYNIDINPNSIFDVQVKRLHAYKRQMLNLFHIIYLYNKLKENPNLDIVPRTFIFGAKASPSYYLAKEIIKLINTVGNKINNDKEIQDKIKVIFLENYRVSLAEKIIPCADVSEQISTASKEASGTGNMKFMMNGAITIATLDGANIEIREAVGDDNIVSFGLSAEEVMNYEKNGGYNARDFYNSDKRIHKIIDQITNGYFGVPSSEFKNIYRHFMEQNDEYFVFKDFDSYIKAQEKIDALYRNKEKWLQMSAVNIAKSGVFSSDNTIEQYSNEIWHTNMYK
- a CDS encoding LysM peptidoglycan-binding domain-containing protein, translating into MKSQTKKTLIIISSSIVLFSSIFFLTLNLNNLMHSNKNTNSIGIKESQSNKNLNNNNVKENKSIDLKDNDTISARPEKYSDYIVKDGDTLYSIARTTMPWKCQEDAIKTLQTMNSLKDREFLTAGSHLMIPVNDVDQTGCTKYIVHQGENLYTIAEKYLPNLNPNDAVNIIMKKNNLTDSSLLSTGLEIYIPNAETAAVNSNNIKKNK
- a CDS encoding DUF1292 domain-containing protein, giving the protein MQTQQSIVVTNEYGKQIELELIDTITIKNDRYVIVSIPGSNNANAYREISRKNGEIEYASIGSGAEFKRVLDVYNAKSDE
- a CDS encoding ferredoxin is translated as MKANVDQDTCIGCGLCPSICPEVFDMGDDGKAHVTVESIDDGCTESASEARGACPVEAIDIEE
- a CDS encoding FUSC family protein, producing the protein MKKIGMRNLKTSIAVVLCVIIIRILHIDSPFYACIAAVICMQTWVSDSFIVGKNRMIGTFIGALIGLLLALIKPGNIVLIGIGIVGVIYICNLLGKNKSITIGCIVFLAIMVNLTNKTPLIYSTFRLIETFIGIFISVLVNYFVFPRDHSENLYNVKEDTLNIIYDLSKNQIHKGENINLSKLKNQISHFENLLNSYMSEITRQKLESIEISNLREQLNICKDAYNHLCMLNFVTSDSYIDKEHPDLDIVYNYHLENLSKIVETLKNNFN